The genomic region GAAGATCAATACCGCGACGCCGATACTGGTGGTCAGCGCCAGGTCGCGAATCACCGGGATATCGATGATCACGAGCACCGCGAACCCGACGATATTGGTCAACAGTGCTGTCAGGCCGGTGAGGAACAGCCGGCGAAAGGTGTAGCGTGCCGCGACGTATTTATGGGTGCCACGGCCGATATCCTGGAGGATGCCGTTCATCTTCTGCGTGCCATGGGAGATGCCGATGGCGAAGATCAAAAACGGTACCAGAATCGAGTACGGGTCCAGGTCGTAACCCAGGATCTGCATCAACCCCAGCAGCCATACCACCCCGGCCACTGCCACACCCACCAGCAGCAGCGTGCTGCGCAGGCAGCGGGTATAGAAATACACAAACAGACCGGCGATCACCACCGAGGCCCCGAAAAACAGCATCACCGAATACAGGCCGTCGATCAGGTCGCCGACCAGCTTGCTGAAGCCGACGATATGAATCGCCACCTTGGGGCTTTCGAGAACGCGAATCTTGTCTTCGAGCTGTTTGGAGAAGTCGCCGTAGTCCAGCGGTTTGCCGGTCTGCGGGTTGGTATCCAGCAGCGGCGCGACAATCATGCTCGACTTGCCGTCATTGGCCACCAGGTTACCAATGATGCCAGCGCGCATGATGTTACTGCGCAGCGCCTGGATCGACTTCGGGCTGCCGTCATAGTCAGACGGCATCACCGCACCACCGTCGATGCCCTCCTCCGTGACTTCCTTCCAGCGCACGATGGGCATCCACAACGACTTCATCCAGGACCGATCCACGCCGGGTATCAGGTAGAGGGTGTCGTTGACCTTTTGCAGGGCGAGCAGATAGTCGGCGTCGTAAATATCACCGGTCTTGTTTTCCACCACTACGCGAATGCTGTTACCCAGGCCTGGCAACTGACTTTTGTAGGCCATGTAGTTCTTGATGTAGGGGCTGGAGCCGGGAATCATTTTTTCGAAGCTGGCATTGACCTGCAGGCGCGTGGCGAAAAAGCCCAGCGTCACGGTTGCAAGCAAGCAGGCAACGATAACCAACATGCGGTTTTTGAAAATGACCCGCTCAAACCAGCCGCCGGAGTTCTTGTCGAAGTCCTCCAGGTTGGCAATCACTGGCATCCCGCTGTTGAATTTTTGCTCGACCATGTTTTCTGTCTCGTAGGGGAATCGTGCCGACCGCGTTAATCAGCCTTGGCGATATCGATGACCTTGGCGCCGTTGAAGCGCGCAACGACCAGGCTCCCGGCCTGCTCGGTGGCGCTGGCGGCGTACACCTCGCCCACTCGCCCATTGGCCAGTTTGGTGACGTGCAGGGTCTGGCGATCCACCTTGACCAGTTGCCCGCCCTGGCTCACCACGATCAGGGCTGCGCCCTGTTCGACAATGCTCACCAGGCTGCCATTGAGTTGAGTGTCCAGGGCCTGCCAGCTCTGGCCGTCATCGCGACTGGCAAACAGATTGCCGCGTAGCCCGAACGCCAGCAGCAGCTGGTCGAAAGCACGCACGCCGAAATAGGTCCCGGTGTACGGGGTGTCGATTTTCACGAAACGTTGCTGTTGGTTGTCCAGGCGCAGCAACAGCCCCTGTTCACCACTGATGTAGAACGTACCGTTGTGCTCAGCCAAGCCATACAGGTGCATGCGCTTGGGGTTGTCCGCCCGTTCGATCCACGGCAGCCAGGTTTTCCCGGCATCCTCGCTGCGCAGGATCATGCCGAAGGCGCCGACCGCAAAGCCGTGGCCTTGTGCGTCAAACAGCACGTCGAGCAATGGCACCGGCAGTACATCAGCCGTCGCCGACGAGCCCATCGCGCGGCTGACTTCCTGGACCATATCCGCCGCGTCCTGGTCACCGCTCTCGGCGCGTTGGCCATAGACGCTATTGAGGACGCCGAGCAATTGCCGGCCATCCATTTGCACCGCCCAACTGAGGCCACCATCGGTGCTGTGCAGTACCACGCAATCGTGGCCGACAATCCAACCGTTTTGCGCGTCACTGAAACGCACTTGCACAAAGTCACTGGAGACCGGGCTGGGCACTTGCTCCCAGGTCTGGCCGTTGTCGCGCGAGCGCTGGATCAGGCCGTGCAGGCCCACACTCACCAACGCATCGCCGGCACGTGCAACGCCCAGCAACGGCGACGCCAGTGGGCCTTCGAGCAGGCTGGCCGGCTCTTGCAGCGGGTCGATCAGCGCAGCGGCTGCCTGCGCATGACCTGCCGCCATCAGCGCGGCGATCAGGGCAATGTTCAGCACTCGCGTGAGCGGGTTGGAAAGTCGTACAAGGCGTTGGCTAATCATTATTTTTATCCTCACCAGGCCGGGGTCCCGGCGCCGGCGCGCATCTGACGATTGACGCGCTGGCGACAGGACCACCTCTTCAACTGCGCGCACCTCCAGGGTGCGCGCAGGTCACCGCATGCCGCTTGATGCTAGCGCTGGGTTTCGCGCGCCACGATCGCCTCGGGGTTCATATCCCGTTCGGAGCGGGGTTTATCGACGAACTTGTAGCCGCCCTTCAGGCCGTCGTTGAGCAGTGCCCACATGCCTTTGTTGAAGTCGTACACCACGTTCTTGACGTTGTACGGCAGGGTCTTGTCGTACAGCTGCACGCCACTGAGGAAGATCGCACGGTACAACGCGCCGCTCTGGTCCCAGGCGTCATACAGGCCGATGCCGTAGGTGTCTTCATCCAGGTAATAGGTACGCTTGCTGTAGACGTGACGCTTGCCCGGTTTCAACGTGGCTTCCACTACCCACACGCGGTGCAGCTCCCAACGCTCGCACGCCGGGTTGGCGTGGTGGGTGAGAAACTGGTCGTCCTGCTTGCACTCGAAGTAGAACTTGTAGGCGTTGTACGGGATGTACATTTCCTTGCGGCCCACCAGCTTGTAGTCGAAGCGGTCCTGGCTGCCGGAGAACATTTGCAGTTCGTCGAACAGGGTCACGCCGCCCTGGCTTGCCACCGGGGTATCGAAGGAAAACTCGGGGGCCAGTTTCACCCGGCGTTGACCCGGTGAATAACTGAACGCACGACGCGGCTTGGTGGTGGGGTCCATGTAGTCGTTGATGCCGGTCACTTCGCCAGAACGCCGCGCCGGGTAGTTATTCAGCGAGTACACCCGCGCATACATGTTCGGGTCACGGTCCGGCTGCTCGGTCTGGTAGTACGGCTGCTCCTCGAACGTCGCCTGTTCGGCGGCCTTGGTCCGCGAGCCATTGGCGTCTATCACCCAGCTGTTGGACGAGCTGGTGGTGGAGTAGCCATGGCCGATCTTGTAGCGCAGTTGCTGGTTCCAGATCACCTCGTTGCCGGTCTTGGGGATCGGGAACGGCAAGCCGCCACGGCAGGCGACGTCCACTGCCAGGCCTTCCTTGGTGGTGTTGCAGCCGGTGGCATTGCGCGTGGTTGCAGCCAGCACATCCTGCGGGTAGGCCGTGGTGCGATGGCTGGGGTAAATATCGAAGTAATAATCGGGGTATTTCTTCAGGACTTCTTTTTGCCCTTCGCTGAGCTTGTCGGCGTATTGCGCCACGTTCTGCGCGGTAATCCGGAACAGGGGTTTCTCATCACGGAACGGGTCGGCCCAAAAGCCACTTTCGGGCTTGAAGTCTGCAGGAGCCTTGGTCAGGCCACCGGTGTAGGCCGGAATGGTGCCTTCGGCATTACCTGCCTGAATCGACCCAAATGCAGTGAGGGTTTTACCGATCTGCGCCGCTTCTTCCGGGCTGACGGCGGCGATGCTGCTGGCAGCAAAGCCAAGCAGTGCGATGGACAAGGCAATTTGTCGTTTCATTCAGACAGGCTCCGTTTTTATTGGATTTGTTCAGAAGGAGGTTTTGAACGTGAATGCCAGCCAGCCACGGTCGGTATTACCGACGCCGCCGTTGCCTCCCACGGTACCGTTGGACAGGTTCTTGGACTGGGCATGGGTGTCGGCGTAGCGCAGGCCAAACTCGTACTGCTGCTGGTAGGTGAACTTGACCCCGGTAGACCAGGCCAAGGCACCTTCACTGCCACCGCCGGCGGAAGCGGCGTTACCGTGAATGCCGTAGTTGACGGTCAATGGGACTTCCAGATCCCACGACGGGAAAATGTTCAGGTATTGCGGCGTGTAGTTGACCGCAGCGGCATAGTAGTTACGGGTAGAGCAACCGTCCGACTCATCGCCGGAATTGGCAACAGCTGGGCTGCGCCCGCTGGTACAGGCAGCGTTGCCCTTGTATTTGAACAGTTCCTCGTGCTCGGTGACTTTGGCCAGGTGGCTGAAAGCGAACTCTGCGACCAGCGTGGCATTCTCGGCAATGAAGTTACGCGGCACGCCATACACGGCGTTGGCGATGAAGTGGATGGTGTCGCCGCGAGGGCCTTCGTCATCCAGGGTGCTGACGCCGGTCGCGTTCAGTGCGCCGTTCATGCGATAGGACAATTCACTGCCCACGGCGATCGAGTCGAACACCCGCGCGAAGCTGACGCCGGCCAGTTTCACCCCACGTGGGTACACCACGCGGTACTCACCCAGGTTCGCCTTGATTTGCGGGGCCAGCCACGGCTGGTAATCGTCGAACTGGCGGTAGTAGGCGCCGAAGGTCGACTCGATGGCCTCCAGGTTGTATTTGGCCATCACGCCCCAGTTGGCGCCGTCGCGGCCAAATTTGGAGTTCTG from Pseudomonas synxantha harbors:
- a CDS encoding WD40/YVTN/BNR-like repeat-containing protein, which gives rise to MISQRLVRLSNPLTRVLNIALIAALMAAGHAQAAAALIDPLQEPASLLEGPLASPLLGVARAGDALVSVGLHGLIQRSRDNGQTWEQVPSPVSSDFVQVRFSDAQNGWIVGHDCVVLHSTDGGLSWAVQMDGRQLLGVLNSVYGQRAESGDQDAADMVQEVSRAMGSSATADVLPVPLLDVLFDAQGHGFAVGAFGMILRSEDAGKTWLPWIERADNPKRMHLYGLAEHNGTFYISGEQGLLLRLDNQQQRFVKIDTPYTGTYFGVRAFDQLLLAFGLRGNLFASRDDGQSWQALDTQLNGSLVSIVEQGAALIVVSQGGQLVKVDRQTLHVTKLANGRVGEVYAASATEQAGSLVVARFNGAKVIDIAKAD
- a CDS encoding DUF1329 domain-containing protein, translated to MKRQIALSIALLGFAASSIAAVSPEEAAQIGKTLTAFGSIQAGNAEGTIPAYTGGLTKAPADFKPESGFWADPFRDEKPLFRITAQNVAQYADKLSEGQKEVLKKYPDYYFDIYPSHRTTAYPQDVLAATTRNATGCNTTKEGLAVDVACRGGLPFPIPKTGNEVIWNQQLRYKIGHGYSTTSSSNSWVIDANGSRTKAAEQATFEEQPYYQTEQPDRDPNMYARVYSLNNYPARRSGEVTGINDYMDPTTKPRRAFSYSPGQRRVKLAPEFSFDTPVASQGGVTLFDELQMFSGSQDRFDYKLVGRKEMYIPYNAYKFYFECKQDDQFLTHHANPACERWELHRVWVVEATLKPGKRHVYSKRTYYLDEDTYGIGLYDAWDQSGALYRAIFLSGVQLYDKTLPYNVKNVVYDFNKGMWALLNDGLKGGYKFVDKPRSERDMNPEAIVARETQR
- a CDS encoding DUF1302 domain-containing protein, with translation MKDMTKHGRQVFSRSAVALAVLSGMSCAHAVSFDLSNPDYRLRWDNTVRYNLGMRMDGQDSHIMNNPTYDESDGKFGKHDIVTNRVDLFTEVDFSYLNEWGARLSLAGWYDNAYRDTGVKSQVGGQTSYENDRYSDEVKRYVRGPSGEILDAFIWKNFQLGDTPVNVKVGRHTNYWGEGLLFGAHSVSYSQAPSDGVKAATSPGIETKEVFLPVGQVSAKAQVTDSLSISGQYFYEWDNTRIPYGGTYFGGADFLFEGPDQLPAGAGAFKRQNSKFGRDGANWGVMAKYNLEAIESTFGAYYRQFDDYQPWLAPQIKANLGEYRVVYPRGVKLAGVSFARVFDSIAVGSELSYRMNGALNATGVSTLDDEGPRGDTIHFIANAVYGVPRNFIAENATLVAEFAFSHLAKVTEHEELFKYKGNAACTSGRSPAVANSGDESDGCSTRNYYAAAVNYTPQYLNIFPSWDLEVPLTVNYGIHGNAASAGGGSEGALAWSTGVKFTYQQQYEFGLRYADTHAQSKNLSNGTVGGNGGVGNTDRGWLAFTFKTSF